One genomic window of Penaeus chinensis breed Huanghai No. 1 chromosome 35, ASM1920278v2, whole genome shotgun sequence includes the following:
- the LOC125044274 gene encoding brain protein I3-like — MSKPDEVVQPPPPAGPPPPYSPYQPQYGFTTASTSVVMQQQQHPQQQQHPQQQHVITTQPVISTTPVVLVAGATCPACRAGILRSEFTCCGIFLAICFFPLGLLCCFLMIERRCSNCGLTFG, encoded by the exons ATGTCAAAACCTGATGAAGTCGTACAACCTCCACCACCTG ctggtcctcctcctccatactcTCCTTACCAACCTCAGTATGGATTCACTACAGCCTCCACCAGCGTTGtcatgcagcagcagcagcacccacagcagcagcagcacccacAACAGCAACATGTAATTACAACACAGCCGGTTATCTCCACCACCCCTGTTGTGTTGGTCGCTGGCGCCACCTGCCCGGCATGTAGG GCGGGCATCTTGAGGAGCGAATTCACCTGCTGTGGCATCTTTTTGGCCATCTGCTTTTTCCCCCTCGGCCTTCTATGCTGCTTCCTCATGATTGAGCGGCGGTGCAGCAACTGCGGCCTCACCTTCGGGTAA